From Candidatus Neomarinimicrobiota bacterium, the proteins below share one genomic window:
- the ugpC_2 gene encoding sn-glycerol-3-phosphate ABC transporter ATP-binding protein UgpC: protein MAQIVLKNIDKTFDERQKVIDNLNLTIHDGEFLVLVGPSGCGKSTTLRLIAGLESATAGDIFIGENRVNHIPPKDRDISMVFQNYALYPHMTVHDNIAFGLKLRKYPKEEIEQRVQEAADILEIHSLLKRKPKQLSGGQRQRVALGRAIVRKPKVFLFDEPLSNLDAKLRVQMRAEIKKLHRQLKITMVYVTHDQVEAMTMGDRIAIMKDGIIHQLDTPMEIYQKPADLFVAGFIGSPSMNFIPAVITEEKTLYSKDMNLAFDFPESCCEGLKNESQKAVIIGIRPEHLYITPPNKSAVPIQTRLDLVEPLGNETILYLTRNETRLHCITGAFDPLTEELSHMDLYPDMSKAHLFDAKTGKRL from the coding sequence ATGGCTCAGATTGTACTGAAAAATATCGACAAAACATTTGATGAACGCCAGAAAGTCATCGATAATTTAAACCTGACGATCCATGACGGGGAATTTCTAGTTTTGGTCGGGCCGTCCGGATGCGGCAAAAGCACGACACTCCGGCTGATTGCCGGCCTGGAATCGGCGACCGCAGGAGATATTTTTATTGGAGAGAACCGTGTGAATCATATTCCGCCGAAAGACCGGGACATCTCCATGGTTTTTCAGAATTATGCCCTCTATCCCCACATGACGGTCCATGATAACATTGCATTTGGACTGAAACTGAGGAAGTATCCAAAAGAAGAAATTGAACAACGGGTGCAGGAAGCTGCGGATATCCTTGAAATTCATTCCCTCCTGAAAAGAAAACCCAAACAATTGTCCGGTGGACAGCGTCAGAGGGTCGCCCTGGGACGGGCGATTGTGCGAAAACCCAAGGTGTTTCTCTTTGATGAACCATTGTCCAACCTGGATGCCAAATTACGGGTCCAGATGCGGGCTGAAATCAAGAAACTCCACCGGCAGCTGAAAATCACCATGGTCTATGTAACCCATGATCAGGTTGAGGCCATGACCATGGGAGACCGGATCGCGATCATGAAGGATGGGATTATCCACCAGCTTGATACACCTATGGAAATCTATCAAAAACCGGCAGATCTCTTTGTCGCCGGCTTTATTGGGAGTCCCTCCATGAATTTCATTCCGGCTGTAATCACCGAAGAAAAAACCCTTTACTCCAAAGATATGAACCTGGCCTTTGATTTTCCTGAATCCTGCTGTGAAGGATTGAAAAATGAATCACAAAAAGCCGTCATCATTGGTATCCGCCCTGAACATCTGTATATCACACCACCGAATAAATCGGCGGTACCTATTCAAACCCGGCTGGATTTGGTGGAGCCCCTGGGAAATGAAACTATCCTATATCTGACCCGGAATGAAACCCGCCTGCACTGTATTACCGGAGCCTTTGATCCCCTGACAGAAGAACTGAGTCACATGGATCTCTATCCCGATATGTCCAAAGCTCACCTCTTTGATGCTAAAACAGGAAAACGATTATAA
- a CDS encoding TetR/AcrR family transcriptional regulator — MKTDRQKEIIHVSLELLSEYGIQGLTMKNLSKRIGISEPAIYRHFDNKVEILSALLDFFRQNNEGFFEKEVDKSFPAPDKIENILMNHFRVFTENPSLVTVIFAEELFRNEAALSDKVISIMEYNSSVIKTILDDGQAAGTIRKDIPAEHLILMILGALRLFVKKWQLTGAPFSLKDEGLKLTASLKCLLKPANGS; from the coding sequence ATGAAAACGGACCGGCAAAAAGAAATTATCCATGTCTCCCTGGAACTTCTCTCTGAATATGGTATCCAGGGACTGACCATGAAAAACCTCTCGAAAAGGATTGGAATATCCGAACCTGCCATCTACCGGCACTTTGACAATAAGGTGGAGATTCTCTCGGCCCTGCTGGATTTTTTCCGGCAAAATAATGAAGGTTTCTTTGAAAAGGAGGTGGATAAATCCTTCCCGGCTCCGGATAAAATTGAAAATATTCTCATGAATCACTTCCGGGTCTTTACGGAAAATCCGTCCCTCGTGACTGTAATCTTTGCCGAAGAACTTTTTCGCAATGAAGCCGCCCTCTCTGATAAAGTGATTTCCATTATGGAATATAACAGCTCCGTCATAAAAACGATTCTCGATGACGGTCAGGCTGCCGGAACAATCCGGAAGGATATCCCAGCCGAACACCTGATCCTGATGATCCTGGGTGCCCTGCGCCTTTTTGTAAAAAAATGGCAGTTGACCGGTGCTCCCTTCAGTTTGAAGGATGAAGGTTTAAAATTAACTGCATCCCTTAAGTGCCTGCTTAAACCCGCGAACGGATCATAA
- a CDS encoding sulfite exporter TauE/SafE family protein, with the protein MEILYITLITILAGGVGTLTGFGTSTIMVPILLFFLPLPQTLLLVGIIHWFGDIWKMLFFRKGFQWKLILSFGAAGILASFLGANIVLSVSETLLSRILGGFFIFYVLFLFYNPTFRIPKKSATAVSGGALSGFLAGIFGVGGAVRSMFLSAFDLPKAVYIATAGAIAFFIDITRIATYLGNGIRLDESYLWGLLLFIPASLAGAALAKKVIDRIPQEQFRRVIAVFLFVVGVKFLIFP; encoded by the coding sequence ATGGAAATCCTTTACATTACACTCATAACCATCCTTGCCGGAGGTGTAGGAACACTGACCGGTTTTGGGACATCCACCATCATGGTGCCCATATTACTCTTTTTTCTGCCTTTGCCCCAGACACTTCTTCTGGTGGGAATTATTCACTGGTTCGGGGATATCTGGAAAATGCTTTTTTTCCGGAAAGGGTTTCAGTGGAAACTGATTCTTTCATTTGGTGCCGCAGGAATCCTTGCATCCTTTCTGGGAGCGAATATTGTCTTGTCTGTTTCCGAAACCCTTTTATCACGAATTTTGGGGGGATTTTTTATCTTCTATGTCTTGTTTCTCTTTTATAATCCCACGTTTAGAATTCCCAAAAAATCGGCTACGGCGGTAAGCGGTGGCGCCCTATCCGGTTTTCTGGCAGGGATATTCGGTGTGGGCGGAGCCGTACGGAGCATGTTTCTCAGTGCCTTTGACCTGCCGAAAGCAGTTTATATTGCCACAGCCGGTGCCATCGCCTTCTTTATCGACATCACCCGCATCGCCACCTATCTAGGCAACGGGATTCGACTGGATGAGAGCTACTTATGGGGACTACTCCTCTTCATTCCTGCCTCCCTTGCCGGGGCTGCCCTTGCAAAAAAAGTAATCGATCGCATTCCCCAGGAACAGTTCCGGCGGGTGATTGCAGTGTTTCTGTTTGTGGTGGGGGTGAAGTTTTTGATATTTCCGTAG
- the ispB gene encoding octaprenyl diphosphate synthase, whose product MQKDLDRLETLIRERGQSAYPLMNSMIVSLIQNGGKRIRPLVLMAVFRGMEGPEDAAPEAYKAGASLELIHTATLIHDDLIDQSLVRRGAPTIFASHGIPSAVLAGDYLFVEAYALTSGLPERLIQKSVSDLRKMAEGQLLEESTPPETLNFHTYLEIIQSKTAVMFRSACISGAMLAGATEEDQYCLGEAGLMLGVAFQFIDDILDVTGDEEITGKPVGTDFLSGKKTLPYLLYEEQVGVLPRVRTPDTFKSIYNGLRSEAVISRARKMAREKTIRAKEGFGVLVNPQIRSFILDMCDRMLNRIL is encoded by the coding sequence TTGCAAAAGGATCTGGACAGGCTTGAAACCCTGATTCGCGAGCGGGGACAATCTGCATATCCTCTTATGAATTCCATGATCGTAAGTTTGATTCAAAATGGTGGGAAGCGGATACGTCCTCTGGTACTGATGGCTGTTTTCCGTGGAATGGAAGGGCCTGAAGATGCAGCCCCGGAAGCCTACAAGGCCGGAGCTTCCCTGGAACTCATTCACACGGCAACGCTGATTCATGATGACCTGATTGACCAATCCCTGGTACGCCGGGGAGCACCTACCATATTCGCATCTCATGGCATCCCTTCTGCCGTTCTGGCCGGTGATTACCTTTTTGTGGAAGCCTACGCCCTTACATCGGGCCTGCCGGAAAGGCTGATCCAAAAAAGTGTGTCAGATTTACGTAAAATGGCGGAAGGTCAATTACTGGAAGAAAGCACACCTCCCGAAACCCTTAATTTTCATACGTACCTGGAAATCATCCAATCCAAAACGGCTGTGATGTTTCGCAGTGCCTGTATATCCGGAGCCATGTTGGCAGGTGCGACAGAAGAGGATCAATATTGTTTAGGTGAAGCAGGACTTATGCTGGGTGTTGCCTTTCAGTTTATAGACGATATCCTGGATGTGACGGGAGATGAAGAGATTACCGGCAAACCGGTGGGAACAGACTTTCTGTCCGGGAAAAAGACTCTGCCCTACTTATTGTATGAAGAACAGGTCGGTGTACTTCCCCGGGTACGAACACCGGATACTTTTAAAAGCATTTACAATGGTTTGCGGTCCGAGGCTGTCATTTCCAGGGCGAGAAAAATGGCCCGGGAGAAAACCATCCGGGCCAAAGAAGGGTTTGGTGTTTTAGTGAATCCTCAAATCCGGTCCTTTATTCTGGACATGTGCGACCGGATGCTAAACCGGATTTTATAA
- a CDS encoding adenylate/guanylate cyclase domain-containing protein: MKEQNKKTRWPTLAIALTVFILMALFSLTNIYRDMRYAVTDYKWHLLSEKESPDTSFLVIAIDDASISYFADRYNITWPWPRQFYGIVLNYLRDAGAQTVVFDMHFSEPDQQRIELSAEASDRDFGEAIAAFPHVVMGAMLTDSLYRRGTFEGTGPLVFTGSENLHLPTYGGIRFPIPVLAKGLERIGTTHFITDSDGISRRLPLMVRAGNEIYPQLGLAAYLESSGDSILSYDAGKKRLITQKTTIPLSARGEFPIYWYGPGGESGVYRYDSFHAVFLSAIRAQSGVEPIIPPRDYTNKKIMICASAGGLLDLKPTPFTSIQPYPGGEIHVTIWQNLTEGDALNSFSDLYVQVLTLCFLLFLAFIILNRKFGISVILALAGAFLFILVSLGCFRYLHTEMDLLFPVLGILLTTGSSAMYRTLTEGRAKRQIRSLFSRYLSSDVINLLMENPERVDLEGSEVTGTVLFTDLQGFTTYSEQKSPKDVIRVLNSYFETISSIVLDFGGLLDKYTGDGIMAIFGAPIPRSDHAKAACEVILKFREKKVNDLIPLPSGHILTRIGISSGPMVVGNLGSARRMDYTAVGDTVNLSARLEGVNKSYGTTNIMSEFTWEYVKDDYIFRELDYIRVKGKNLPIRVFTLVGRKGDLSPEELEIESMFADAMQWYRKRDWRKAMSAFQEILRLNPGDKPSAAFVDRCMLLKKNPDLVDESGVFTFKTK, translated from the coding sequence ATGAAAGAACAGAATAAAAAAACAAGATGGCCCACCCTTGCGATTGCCCTGACCGTTTTTATCCTTATGGCTCTTTTTAGTCTTACCAATATTTACAGGGACATGCGGTATGCCGTCACAGATTATAAATGGCATCTTTTGTCTGAAAAAGAGTCACCTGATACATCTTTTTTGGTGATTGCCATCGATGATGCTTCCATCAGTTATTTTGCAGACCGCTATAATATCACCTGGCCCTGGCCCCGGCAGTTTTACGGGATAGTATTAAATTATCTTCGGGATGCCGGTGCCCAAACGGTGGTTTTCGATATGCATTTTTCTGAGCCGGACCAACAGCGGATTGAACTCTCTGCCGAAGCGTCAGACCGGGATTTTGGTGAAGCCATTGCCGCCTTTCCCCATGTGGTTATGGGAGCTATGCTGACTGATTCTCTCTATCGACGGGGGACCTTTGAAGGGACCGGCCCCTTAGTGTTTACCGGATCCGAAAACCTGCACCTTCCAACGTATGGCGGGATCCGTTTTCCGATCCCTGTTTTGGCCAAAGGACTTGAACGCATTGGCACAACCCATTTTATCACGGATTCAGATGGGATTAGCCGCCGGTTGCCCCTTATGGTCCGCGCAGGTAATGAGATCTATCCCCAGCTGGGACTGGCGGCTTACCTGGAATCCTCAGGAGATTCGATCCTGTCCTACGATGCGGGGAAAAAGCGTTTAATCACGCAGAAAACAACCATTCCCCTTTCAGCACGGGGTGAATTTCCAATCTACTGGTATGGCCCTGGTGGTGAATCAGGGGTTTACCGCTACGACTCTTTCCATGCCGTGTTTCTTTCTGCAATCCGTGCACAATCCGGAGTGGAGCCCATTATTCCTCCCAGGGACTATACCAATAAAAAGATTATGATTTGTGCCTCTGCAGGGGGATTGTTGGATTTAAAACCCACACCCTTTACATCCATCCAACCCTATCCCGGTGGTGAAATTCATGTAACAATCTGGCAAAACCTTACAGAAGGGGATGCGCTGAACTCTTTTTCAGATTTGTATGTACAGGTTCTAACCCTGTGTTTTCTCCTCTTTCTTGCCTTTATCATCCTGAACCGTAAATTCGGGATATCGGTGATTCTGGCTTTAGCCGGCGCCTTCCTTTTTATCCTGGTTTCTTTGGGATGTTTCAGGTATCTGCACACCGAAATGGATCTTCTCTTTCCCGTCCTGGGGATTTTGCTGACAACCGGATCATCAGCCATGTACCGGACCCTTACTGAAGGCCGGGCAAAAAGGCAAATCCGCTCCCTCTTTTCCCGGTATCTCAGCTCAGATGTCATCAACCTTTTAATGGAAAATCCTGAACGGGTCGATCTGGAAGGATCGGAAGTCACCGGAACCGTCCTCTTTACCGACCTGCAGGGCTTTACCACCTATTCGGAACAGAAATCACCCAAAGATGTGATCCGGGTGTTAAACAGCTATTTTGAAACCATCTCTTCCATTGTTTTGGATTTTGGGGGGCTCCTGGATAAATACACCGGGGATGGGATTATGGCCATTTTTGGTGCACCCATTCCTCGTTCCGATCATGCCAAAGCTGCCTGTGAGGTGATTTTGAAATTTCGGGAAAAGAAAGTCAATGACTTGATTCCATTGCCTTCCGGACACATTCTAACCCGGATCGGCATCAGCAGCGGCCCCATGGTGGTTGGAAACCTTGGCAGTGCCCGGCGGATGGATTATACGGCCGTAGGAGATACGGTAAATTTGTCTGCCCGGCTGGAGGGGGTCAATAAATCCTACGGGACCACCAATATTATGAGCGAGTTCACATGGGAATACGTAAAAGATGATTATATTTTTAGAGAACTGGACTACATCCGGGTCAAAGGGAAAAACCTGCCTATCCGGGTCTTTACGCTGGTAGGGCGGAAAGGTGACCTTTCACCAGAGGAGCTTGAGATTGAAAGCATGTTTGCTGATGCGATGCAATGGTACCGGAAACGGGATTGGCGAAAAGCGATGTCTGCGTTTCAGGAAATTCTCCGCCTGAATCCCGGGGATAAACCCTCGGCAGCCTTTGTAGACCGGTGCATGCTTTTGAAGAAAAATCCGGACCTGGTGGATGAGTCCGGTGTGTTTACGTTTAAAACAAAGTAG
- a CDS encoding DMT family protein — protein MNRTWITLLLLSASNIFMTFAWYGHLKHLSHKHWIIAAVISWGIAFFEYLLQVPANRIGHTVMSVGQLKILQEVITLSVFVPFSILYLKEKLTVDYVYAGCCLMGAVFFLFRAKLHF, from the coding sequence ATGAACCGGACATGGATTACCCTCTTGTTGCTGAGTGCCAGCAATATTTTCATGACATTTGCCTGGTATGGCCATCTGAAACATCTGTCTCACAAACACTGGATCATTGCAGCTGTCATCAGCTGGGGGATTGCCTTTTTTGAGTATCTGCTGCAGGTTCCGGCAAACCGCATTGGTCATACGGTTATGTCTGTGGGACAATTAAAAATTCTTCAGGAAGTCATCACGCTTTCAGTGTTTGTCCCCTTTTCCATCCTGTATTTAAAAGAAAAACTTACTGTTGATTATGTATATGCCGGTTGTTGTCTGATGGGGGCTGTATTTTTCCTGTTCAGGGCAAAGCTTCATTTTTAA
- a CDS encoding glycoside hydrolase family 130 protein has protein sequence MKRGHILSDKIVLSPVDIDLSRCPIHVKTGLETFILGAFNPGMTRLGNGNLLLMVRVAEAIREPIKEGRFRFIRWSAPDHYIVEEHPTYQLDTSDPRKFRFLEYEHIRVFGLTSFSWLLPVELSPDGLTVQKIHYDKIIEPAASYQEYGIEDPRITKIGPDYYMTTCSVSSERHSTTLYHSHDGLNYTLKGIIMDHQNKDMVLFPQKINGTYYALTRPLGELYFTTGSEGNILPGPSINLSESPDLYHWKPVENVFMPARRDTLISYKLGAGAPPLATDQGWLCLFHGVEKHGTVGKYRTFYAILDRHHPEKIITLNDTSPVLEADPSLTAFLSDWIYLTDVVFTTGVEEDEGRLIVASGELDLACRMTHLDRSFFEKRVKSK, from the coding sequence ATGAAGCGGGGACATATTTTATCAGATAAAATTGTGTTATCACCTGTGGATATTGACCTGAGCCGGTGTCCGATCCATGTAAAAACGGGACTTGAAACCTTTATTTTGGGGGCTTTCAATCCCGGGATGACCCGTCTTGGTAACGGGAATCTCCTCCTCATGGTACGGGTGGCCGAAGCCATCCGGGAGCCCATTAAAGAAGGGCGTTTTCGTTTTATCCGGTGGTCAGCACCGGACCACTATATCGTCGAAGAACACCCAACGTATCAACTGGATACCAGCGATCCCCGGAAATTCCGCTTTCTGGAATATGAGCACATCCGTGTTTTCGGGCTCACCTCTTTTTCCTGGCTTCTTCCCGTTGAACTGAGTCCGGACGGATTGACAGTCCAGAAAATTCACTATGACAAGATCATTGAGCCGGCTGCAAGTTATCAGGAATATGGCATTGAAGATCCACGCATTACGAAAATCGGTCCGGATTACTATATGACCACCTGTTCCGTGAGTTCTGAGCGTCATTCTACCACCCTGTATCATTCACATGACGGGTTGAATTATACCCTGAAGGGTATCATCATGGACCATCAGAATAAGGATATGGTCCTCTTTCCCCAGAAAATCAACGGCACCTATTATGCCCTGACCCGTCCTTTGGGGGAACTGTATTTTACGACCGGTTCGGAGGGAAATATTCTTCCCGGACCCTCCATCAATTTGTCTGAATCGCCGGACCTCTACCATTGGAAACCGGTGGAAAATGTCTTTATGCCGGCAAGAAGGGATACCCTGATCTCGTACAAGCTGGGGGCAGGGGCTCCTCCACTGGCAACGGATCAGGGTTGGCTATGCCTGTTCCACGGAGTGGAAAAACACGGTACCGTGGGGAAATACCGTACCTTCTATGCTATCCTGGACCGGCATCATCCGGAAAAGATCATCACATTAAACGATACATCGCCGGTTCTTGAAGCTGATCCCTCTTTAACGGCTTTCCTTTCCGATTGGATTTATCTGACCGATGTCGTATTTACAACCGGCGTAGAGGAAGATGAGGGCCGGCTCATTGTCGCTTCCGGTGAATTGGATCTGGCCTGCCGGATGACCCATCTGGACCGGTCTTTTTTTGAAAAACGTGTTAAATCGAAATAA
- a CDS encoding calcium/sodium antiporter yields the protein MIIVLLILIAGLMLLLWSADRFVEGSAAVAKHLGLSPLLIGMVIIGFGTSTPEMLVSALAAGQGNPGMALGNAYGSNITNIAFILGLSALIYPVRVHSSVLKKELPILMAVSLVAAWQIHDGLISRWDALLLLLIFTGLMVWTLRQNIYRKTDALNIDMEQEMTTHPVPMKKAIIFMIFGLLLLIGSSRALVWSAIKVAIFLGVSDTIIGLTIVAVGTSLPELASSVAAARKGEHDLALGNILGSNLFNTLAVVGLAGLIRPLSAEKTLILRDIPVMLLLTFSLFIMGYGFRKQGRINRLEGGILLIGYCVYILFLIFNI from the coding sequence ATGATCATTGTTCTACTGATACTTATAGCCGGTTTGATGCTTCTGCTCTGGAGTGCAGACCGTTTTGTGGAAGGATCTGCTGCTGTTGCAAAACATTTAGGATTATCCCCCCTCTTAATCGGAATGGTCATCATTGGGTTTGGGACATCCACACCGGAAATGCTGGTATCGGCATTAGCTGCCGGACAGGGCAACCCTGGAATGGCCCTCGGTAATGCCTACGGTTCAAACATCACGAATATTGCTTTCATTCTGGGGCTCTCAGCTCTGATTTATCCCGTCAGAGTTCACTCTTCCGTCCTGAAAAAAGAATTACCTATCCTTATGGCTGTTTCACTCGTGGCAGCCTGGCAAATCCATGATGGATTAATCAGCCGATGGGATGCTCTCTTGCTGTTGTTGATTTTTACAGGACTTATGGTATGGACCCTCAGGCAAAACATATACCGTAAAACTGACGCCCTAAATATTGATATGGAACAGGAAATGACCACTCATCCGGTTCCGATGAAAAAAGCCATTATATTCATGATATTTGGACTTTTGCTTCTAATAGGCAGCTCACGGGCCTTGGTTTGGAGTGCCATAAAGGTTGCTATATTCCTTGGTGTGAGTGATACGATTATCGGATTGACGATAGTAGCAGTCGGAACTTCTCTCCCCGAACTGGCTTCTTCGGTCGCAGCAGCCCGCAAGGGAGAACACGATCTGGCCCTGGGAAATATTCTTGGATCCAACCTTTTCAATACGTTGGCCGTTGTCGGCCTGGCCGGACTAATACGTCCCCTTTCAGCTGAAAAAACACTGATTCTACGTGATATTCCGGTTATGCTGTTGCTTACGTTTTCTCTCTTTATCATGGGATACGGATTCCGAAAACAAGGACGGATAAACCGGCTGGAAGGCGGCATTTTGCTCATTGGCTATTGTGTTTATATTCTGTTTTTGATCTTCAATATATAG
- a CDS encoding GntR family transcriptional regulator: MNELLGKIDKSSIVPYYYQLQEVLENLIEQGYYKPDQKLPSENELKEYLGISRATAQRAIKNLVDRGLAYRIQGKGTFVANKSITYSIVASLSFSAEMIGMNKKVRSKLICADEIKAHKLISKMLNADENTRFYSIQRLRYVDDYPIALQTSYLPVKLVPGLIDKDIEEHSMFMTIKSEYGLNIVDAHETLQAVKATPYEADLLKIKPGDPVFLLERITKIDSGDVIEFVKTILRGDKGKFYVEILKEGNS; the protein is encoded by the coding sequence ATGAATGAACTTTTGGGCAAAATTGATAAATCCAGTATCGTTCCTTACTACTATCAGCTTCAGGAAGTTTTGGAAAACCTGATTGAACAGGGATATTACAAACCGGATCAGAAACTCCCCTCAGAAAACGAATTGAAAGAGTATTTGGGGATCAGTCGCGCCACGGCGCAACGGGCCATAAAAAATCTGGTGGATCGGGGACTGGCATACCGCATCCAGGGGAAAGGGACTTTTGTTGCCAATAAATCCATTACCTACAGTATTGTTGCCTCCCTCAGCTTTTCCGCTGAAATGATCGGCATGAATAAAAAGGTCCGCAGCAAACTGATCTGTGCCGATGAGATCAAAGCTCATAAACTGATTTCAAAAATGCTGAATGCCGATGAAAACACCCGGTTTTACAGCATCCAGAGACTCCGCTATGTCGACGATTATCCTATTGCCCTTCAAACATCCTATCTGCCGGTCAAACTGGTTCCTGGCCTTATTGATAAGGATATTGAAGAGCATTCCATGTTTATGACCATTAAAAGTGAATATGGGTTAAATATTGTAGATGCCCATGAAACCCTTCAGGCCGTCAAGGCCACGCCCTATGAGGCGGACTTATTAAAGATCAAGCCCGGAGATCCGGTCTTCCTTCTGGAAAGGATTACAAAGATTGACTCTGGCGATGTCATTGAATTCGTCAAAACAATTCTCCGGGGAGACAAAGGGAAATTTTATGTGGAAATCCTGAAAGAAGGAAATTCTTAG
- a CDS encoding outer membrane lipoprotein-sorting protein, whose protein sequence is MKHKSTPFILSLLLMILMIQPLNAEITGKQIMEDVYNNPTGDDMQGELTMTLTNKQGESRVRTLKQYIKYGDEMDKKIMFFMAPADVRGTSFMNWSYADGRDDDQWIYLPALKRTKRISSDGKSDYFMGSDFTYDDLGDRHPGEDTHTLLREETLDGKACWVVESIPKEEDYMYSKTITWVMKDNYLGLRREFYDEDGDLLKILTIHKFDNIDGFWTILETEMKNVQKDHKTNMAFNNVQINQGIPDSRFTERSMTLGR, encoded by the coding sequence ATGAAACACAAAAGCACACCTTTCATCCTGAGTCTTCTGCTTATGATACTGATGATTCAGCCTTTGAACGCTGAAATCACCGGAAAGCAAATCATGGAGGATGTTTACAATAATCCTACCGGTGATGATATGCAGGGAGAACTCACCATGACCCTGACCAACAAGCAGGGGGAAAGCAGAGTCCGTACTCTGAAACAATACATCAAATACGGGGATGAAATGGACAAGAAAATCATGTTCTTCATGGCACCGGCCGATGTGCGGGGAACATCCTTTATGAACTGGAGCTATGCCGACGGCCGGGATGACGACCAGTGGATCTATTTACCGGCCCTGAAACGGACCAAGCGGATCTCCAGTGACGGAAAAAGTGATTATTTCATGGGATCAGATTTTACCTATGACGATTTGGGTGACCGCCATCCCGGGGAAGATACCCATACACTCCTCCGGGAAGAAACCCTGGACGGGAAAGCGTGCTGGGTTGTGGAAAGCATCCCCAAAGAAGAGGATTATATGTATTCCAAAACCATCACATGGGTCATGAAAGATAATTATCTGGGACTCCGTCGGGAATTCTATGATGAAGACGGCGATCTGTTGAAAATCCTTACGATTCACAAGTTTGATAACATTGACGGATTCTGGACTATCCTGGAAACAGAGATGAAAAACGTGCAGAAAGATCATAAAACAAACATGGCTTTCAACAATGTACAGATCAATCAGGGTATTCCGGACAGCCGTTTTACAGAGCGCAGTATGACCCTGGGACGATAA
- a CDS encoding LacI family DNA-binding transcriptional regulator — translation MATTIKDIARKAGVSISTVSLVLNRRGYVADETRERILSIIEEMDYKPLHSARKLATQKTGNIGYILWEGHFSEVEMFYSQVFLGMEYAARKNDYYILLTTVNDHFDPRQDLPRFLQYNDVDGVALAGRVPLDLIHYLDKHAIPFVLVDYEVPGKNYNTIKIDNYNGAFRAVESLIEQGRKYISFVGGTFIHPSIKERYRGYKDALEKHGLLNNSYLETYSYCEDVETSRAIGEKGIKKLLKSRPEIDGVFCCNDTTALGVLSGIQSMGKTIPGDVAVIGFDDIPPAEFSSPKLSTVSVPKLDIGKEAYKLLYERIHNPNIMPQTRTISVDLVIRESSQTKNKP, via the coding sequence ATGGCGACAACAATTAAAGACATTGCCAGAAAAGCCGGTGTATCCATTTCCACCGTCTCACTGGTCCTGAACCGAAGGGGATATGTGGCGGATGAAACCCGGGAAAGGATTTTATCCATCATTGAAGAAATGGATTACAAGCCTCTCCATTCTGCCCGGAAACTGGCCACCCAGAAAACGGGTAACATTGGATACATTCTTTGGGAAGGCCATTTTTCCGAGGTGGAAATGTTTTACAGTCAGGTTTTTCTGGGAATGGAGTATGCCGCCCGGAAAAATGATTACTACATCCTTTTAACCACCGTCAACGATCATTTTGACCCCCGGCAGGACCTCCCCCGTTTTTTGCAGTATAACGATGTGGACGGCGTGGCACTGGCAGGACGGGTCCCCCTTGATCTGATTCACTACCTGGATAAACACGCCATTCCCTTTGTCCTCGTGGATTATGAAGTCCCGGGGAAAAATTACAATACCATCAAAATAGACAATTACAACGGAGCCTTCCGGGCAGTGGAATCTTTGATTGAACAAGGCCGGAAGTATATCTCCTTTGTGGGGGGAACTTTCATTCATCCTTCCATTAAGGAACGGTACCGGGGATACAAGGACGCCCTGGAAAAACATGGGCTTCTAAACAATTCCTATCTGGAGACCTACAGCTATTGTGAAGATGTAGAAACATCCCGGGCTATCGGGGAAAAAGGCATTAAAAAACTCCTGAAATCCCGGCCGGAAATCGACGGTGTATTCTGTTGCAACGATACCACCGCCCTGGGGGTCCTTTCCGGAATCCAGTCCATGGGTAAAACCATCCCCGGAGATGTGGCCGTCATCGGTTTTGATGACATACCCCCTGCCGAATTCAGTTCTCCAAAACTCAGCACCGTAAGTGTCCCAAAACTGGATATCGGAAAAGAAGCCTACAAATTACTTTACGAGCGAATACATAATCCCAACATCATGCCACAGACCAGGACCATTTCCGTTGATCTGGTCATCCGGGAAAGCAGTCAAACAAAAAATAAACCGTGA